The following proteins come from a genomic window of Chryseobacterium glaciei:
- a CDS encoding heavy metal translocating P-type ATPase: MQQQYKILGMTCSGCQKKISEKLNSLDDIKADINLENSTATIISDNEIELSTLNKVLEEIGNYKLEDPNNPDKAFIKPQDRVSPSSVYYCPMECEGDKVYFKQGKRCPDCNMYLVPIEEKLAKDPNHKPTYSSTNLPGNFKDNIGKYYCPMFCESDKVYDEKVDCPVCNMHLEEITEDLVKNSTSHTHSHSHNHSHHHEAPKVTDEMAGKYFCPMYCEGDKVYDSNVGCPVCGMDLVKYPEKKIAKYTCPMHPEIIRDEPGDCPICGMDLVRMPDTHVEEEDETYNILKRKFIISLAFTIPVFILSMGGMFINFPFSHQIQGIIELILTLPVLFYSGWFLMKRGYISFKTWNLNMFSLIVLGVAAAFIFSIVALVLPDIMPHEIRGHNHEIPLYFEAVTVILTLVILGQLMEAAAHKKTGNAIRELMNLSPDEANLMVNDEDKKVLLSQVKIGDLLKVKPGEKIPVDGKITEGNSIVDESMITGEPIPVEKTVNDRVSSGTINGNQVLIMKAEKVGDETLLSQIIKMVNDASRSKAPIQKLTDKVAKVFVPAVILIAVLTFILWQFFGPEGQKTLFAFVNAVAVLIVACPCALGLATPMSLMVGIGKGAKNGILIKNAEALEQMNKVNVLITDKTGTLTEGKPSVEYIETVNNEDKNQLLKLAFSLNQNSEHPLSNAVIKKAKEQNIKAEKVQQFENISGKGVKGNINGKTIYLGNETLLTSNQIIIPENLKQKAIEVQSKAHTISYVAEGNSVLGFISFTDKIKESSKKAVQQLISEGIDIMMMTGDNEHTAKAVADELGIKHFKANCLPEDKLNEVKKLQKEGKIVAMTGDGINDSPALAQANIGIAMGTGTDVAIESSEITLLKGDLLGVAQAKLLSEKLLKNIKENLFFAFIYNVLGVPIAAGLLYPFFGILLSPMIAAAAMSFSSLSVILNSLRLNSVDLEIE, from the coding sequence ATGCAACAACAATATAAAATACTCGGAATGACCTGTTCCGGTTGTCAGAAAAAAATATCAGAAAAGCTAAACAGCCTTGATGATATTAAAGCTGATATCAATCTGGAAAATAGTACGGCAACTATTATTTCCGATAACGAAATAGAACTTTCTACTTTAAATAAAGTGTTAGAAGAAATTGGAAATTACAAACTAGAAGATCCAAACAACCCTGACAAAGCTTTTATAAAACCTCAAGACCGAGTTTCCCCATCTTCGGTATATTATTGTCCGATGGAATGTGAAGGCGATAAAGTATATTTCAAACAAGGAAAAAGATGCCCCGATTGCAATATGTACCTTGTCCCAATCGAGGAAAAATTAGCAAAAGACCCAAATCATAAACCAACTTACTCTTCTACCAACTTACCAGGAAATTTCAAAGATAATATTGGAAAATACTATTGCCCAATGTTCTGCGAAAGTGATAAAGTATATGACGAAAAAGTTGATTGCCCTGTTTGTAACATGCATTTGGAGGAAATTACAGAAGATTTAGTTAAAAATTCAACCTCGCATACACATTCTCATTCCCACAATCACAGTCATCATCATGAAGCTCCGAAAGTTACCGATGAAATGGCTGGTAAATATTTTTGTCCAATGTATTGTGAGGGCGACAAAGTTTATGACAGCAATGTTGGTTGTCCCGTTTGTGGAATGGATTTAGTAAAATATCCCGAAAAGAAAATTGCAAAATACACCTGTCCAATGCATCCTGAAATTATCCGTGATGAACCCGGAGATTGTCCAATCTGCGGGATGGATCTGGTAAGAATGCCCGATACACATGTTGAAGAAGAAGATGAAACCTACAATATTTTAAAACGTAAATTCATTATTTCTCTGGCTTTTACCATTCCTGTTTTCATTCTTTCTATGGGTGGAATGTTCATTAATTTCCCCTTTTCTCATCAAATTCAGGGAATTATTGAACTAATTTTAACGCTTCCTGTTCTGTTTTATTCAGGTTGGTTTTTAATGAAAAGAGGTTACATCTCGTTCAAAACATGGAATTTAAACATGTTCAGTTTAATCGTTTTAGGCGTTGCTGCAGCATTTATTTTCAGTATTGTAGCTTTAGTATTACCTGATATTATGCCGCATGAAATCCGAGGTCACAATCATGAAATTCCGTTATATTTTGAAGCAGTTACCGTTATTTTAACGCTTGTTATTTTAGGACAGTTAATGGAAGCTGCTGCACATAAAAAAACAGGAAATGCTATTCGGGAATTAATGAATCTTTCTCCTGATGAAGCCAATTTGATGGTAAATGATGAGGATAAAAAGGTTTTGCTTTCTCAGGTTAAAATAGGAGATTTATTAAAAGTAAAACCAGGCGAAAAAATTCCTGTTGACGGAAAAATTACCGAAGGAAATTCTATTGTAGACGAAAGTATGATCACGGGAGAACCTATTCCTGTTGAAAAAACGGTAAATGACAGAGTATCTTCAGGAACGATTAACGGAAATCAGGTTTTAATTATGAAAGCTGAAAAAGTGGGTGATGAAACGTTGCTTTCACAAATCATTAAAATGGTTAATGATGCAAGCCGAAGCAAAGCTCCTATTCAAAAATTAACCGATAAAGTAGCTAAAGTATTTGTTCCTGCTGTTATTTTGATCGCCGTTCTTACGTTCATTTTGTGGCAGTTTTTCGGTCCGGAAGGTCAAAAAACATTGTTTGCTTTTGTGAATGCCGTTGCGGTTTTAATTGTAGCTTGTCCGTGTGCTTTAGGCCTCGCAACACCGATGTCTTTGATGGTCGGAATTGGTAAAGGAGCAAAAAATGGTATCTTAATTAAAAATGCCGAAGCACTTGAACAAATGAATAAAGTAAACGTTTTAATTACCGATAAAACAGGAACTTTAACGGAAGGAAAACCGTCAGTAGAATATATTGAAACCGTGAACAATGAAGATAAAAATCAACTCCTGAAATTAGCTTTTTCATTGAATCAAAATTCAGAACACCCACTTTCGAATGCTGTAATTAAAAAAGCAAAAGAACAAAACATTAAGGCTGAAAAAGTACAGCAATTTGAAAACATTTCAGGGAAAGGAGTGAAAGGAAACATCAACGGAAAAACGATTTATCTCGGAAATGAAACACTGTTAACTTCAAATCAAATTATAATTCCTGAAAATCTAAAACAGAAAGCAATTGAAGTGCAATCAAAAGCACATACAATTTCTTATGTTGCTGAGGGTAATTCAGTCTTAGGGTTCATAAGTTTTACGGATAAAATTAAAGAAAGTTCTAAAAAAGCAGTTCAGCAATTGATTAGTGAAGGCATTGATATTATGATGATGACGGGCGATAACGAACACACTGCAAAAGCTGTTGCTGATGAATTGGGGATCAAACATTTTAAAGCTAACTGTCTTCCTGAAGATAAATTAAATGAAGTAAAAAAGCTTCAAAAAGAAGGTAAAATCGTAGCCATGACCGGCGATGGAATCAACGACTCCCCTGCTTTAGCACAAGCCAATATCGGGATCGCCATGGGAACCGGAACTGATGTAGCCATCGAAAGTTCTGAAATTACCTTACTAAAAGGAGATCTTCTTGGAGTAGCACAGGCAAAATTATTAAGCGAAAAATTATTGAAAAACATTAAGGAAAACCTATTCTTTGCTTTCATCTATAACGTCTTGGGAGTTCCGATTGCGGCAGGATTATTGTATCCATTTTTTGGAATTTTATTATCACCGATGATCGCGGCAGCGGCAATGAGTTTCAGTTCATTATCTGTGATCTTAAATTCATTGCGCCTGAATTCGGTTGATTTGGAGATTGAATAA
- a CDS encoding DUF4153 domain-containing protein has protein sequence MKTKFREIIGKAGNVVFLYPMVLVIALLTSVGAIYMAETNYSDKLLFTYSKITMCCGLGISLLFALKMLSQRIGKTFLLEIFGVIFLIGFYFVFPDEKKEFIETYGYIIAITFLLSHLLVSFVPFLDKNKELNFWQYNKNLFVNIFLTVIFTGVLTGGVELAVLAVDKLFDFDFNNKLYANLFFVLAIFGSCFIFLLFNEIGLNYLEKDGKYPVILKFFTQFILIPLLFIYVIILYFYSFKILINWQLPRGWVSYLVLAYSIVGILALLLVHPLKENNTKSWVKIFSKVFYFTIIPLIILLFTAIFTRILEYGYTEPRYFVLLLALWLLSIVIYFVFKRNSSIKFIPISLFAFGVFALIFPYLNAFSVAKRSQKSELLKLLNEKQLLSNNKIDFQKKVTDTIVNEIGDKFEFLAERKQEDFLLDLMDSKKNHTLENEIKVNPFLSLRYSVQSEFTNTNRTITSDYERLSLESEKQYITIADYQYFFNLRNYNDDTKEINGDKFNIVERSDKGITLKVDLNSKEEVDFTPGINNLFKEYSGRKGVIKLPEISLEKDLGKYHIKVVFLNISNDKSPYNKSGSIYYDNAVLLIKEK, from the coding sequence ATGAAAACAAAATTCCGGGAAATCATCGGGAAAGCAGGCAATGTAGTATTTCTGTATCCGATGGTTTTGGTCATTGCTCTACTTACTTCGGTCGGAGCTATTTATATGGCTGAAACCAATTATAGCGATAAATTGCTGTTTACCTATTCCAAAATTACCATGTGTTGCGGACTTGGAATTTCTTTACTATTTGCTTTAAAAATGCTTTCCCAAAGAATTGGTAAGACTTTTTTATTGGAAATTTTTGGAGTTATTTTCCTAATTGGCTTCTATTTTGTCTTTCCTGATGAAAAAAAAGAGTTCATAGAAACTTATGGTTATATCATCGCTATCACCTTCCTACTCTCCCATTTGCTGGTTTCTTTTGTCCCTTTTTTAGATAAAAATAAAGAGCTTAATTTCTGGCAGTATAACAAGAATCTTTTCGTCAATATTTTCCTTACGGTTATTTTTACGGGTGTATTGACGGGAGGTGTAGAATTGGCTGTTTTGGCGGTTGATAAGCTTTTTGATTTTGATTTCAATAATAAGCTTTATGCAAATCTATTCTTTGTTCTGGCCATTTTCGGGAGCTGTTTTATATTTCTGTTATTTAATGAAATAGGACTTAATTATCTTGAAAAAGACGGGAAATATCCTGTGATATTGAAATTTTTCACGCAATTTATTTTAATTCCATTATTGTTTATTTACGTGATTATTTTGTATTTCTATTCATTTAAAATACTGATCAACTGGCAACTTCCGAGAGGTTGGGTTTCTTACCTTGTTTTAGCGTACAGTATTGTAGGGATTCTGGCTTTATTGCTGGTTCATCCATTGAAAGAAAATAATACAAAATCTTGGGTTAAAATATTTTCAAAGGTCTTTTATTTCACAATTATTCCGCTTATTATTCTTTTGTTTACAGCAATTTTCACAAGGATTTTAGAGTACGGATATACTGAACCGAGATATTTTGTGCTTCTTCTGGCTTTGTGGCTTTTAAGTATTGTAATTTATTTTGTATTTAAGAGGAATTCTAGTATAAAATTTATTCCGATCAGTTTGTTTGCCTTTGGAGTTTTTGCGTTAATATTTCCTTATCTGAATGCTTTCAGTGTTGCAAAAAGAAGTCAAAAATCTGAATTGCTTAAATTATTAAATGAAAAACAATTATTAAGCAACAACAAAATCGATTTTCAAAAGAAAGTAACCGACACCATCGTTAATGAAATTGGAGATAAATTTGAATTTTTAGCAGAAAGAAAACAAGAAGATTTTCTGTTAGATCTAATGGATTCAAAAAAGAATCACACTTTAGAAAATGAGATTAAAGTAAATCCATTTTTATCATTAAGATATAGTGTTCAAAGTGAATTCACCAATACAAACAGAACAATAACTTCTGATTACGAAAGACTTAGCCTAGAATCTGAAAAACAATATATCACTATAGCTGACTATCAATATTTCTTTAATTTAAGAAATTATAATGATGATACTAAAGAAATAAATGGTGACAAATTCAATATAGTTGAAAGATCCGATAAAGGAATTACATTAAAAGTAGACCTTAATTCGAAAGAAGAAGTAGACTTCACGCCGGGAATTAATAATTTATTTAAAGAATATTCGGGTAGAAAAGGAGTCATAAAATTACCTGAAATCTCTCTGGAAAAAGATCTTGGAAAATATCATATCAAAGTAGTTTTTCTTAATATTTCGAATGATAAATCGCCATACAATAAATCAGGCTCCATCTATTACGACAATGCAGTACTGCTGATAAAAGAGAAATAA
- a CDS encoding helix-turn-helix domain-containing protein: MKIFIKNMVCGRCISAVENIFNDFNIKIKSINLGEVESESEVSNDTLELLEKRLKETGFERIKDSAHQLIDKIKTLIIEKISELDIDENFLISEFLSSKLHKDYSSLSKTFSQNENITLEQFFILQKIEKVKELLLYNEFTLTEIAGKLGYKSVQHLSSQFRNSTGFTPTEFKKLKIHTRKPLDLV, encoded by the coding sequence ATGAAAATTTTCATAAAAAATATGGTTTGCGGCAGGTGTATTTCTGCCGTTGAAAATATTTTTAATGATTTTAATATAAAGATTAAATCAATTAATCTTGGCGAGGTCGAATCCGAATCTGAAGTTTCAAATGACACGCTGGAATTGCTTGAAAAACGACTGAAAGAAACAGGTTTTGAGAGAATAAAAGATTCTGCACATCAACTTATCGATAAAATAAAAACACTGATCATCGAAAAGATCAGCGAACTTGATATTGATGAAAACTTCCTAATTTCTGAATTTTTAAGCTCAAAACTTCATAAAGATTATAGTTCACTTTCAAAAACTTTTTCCCAAAACGAAAATATTACGCTGGAACAGTTTTTCATCCTTCAAAAAATTGAAAAGGTGAAAGAACTTCTTCTATATAATGAATTCACATTAACGGAAATCGCAGGAAAATTAGGCTATAAAAGCGTTCAGCATTTATCATCCCAATTCCGAAACAGTACAGGCTTCACTCCTACTGAATTCAAAAAACTAAAAATTCATACTAGAAAACCCTTAGATCTTGTTTGA
- a CDS encoding RNA recognition motif domain-containing protein — protein sequence MNIFVSNINYSTKEYELHDLFAAYGEVSSAKIVTDRETGRSRGFGFVEMGDEEGKQAIEALNQYELNGKTLNVSEAKPREEKPRRSFDNNRSGGGGYGGGGNSRGGGGYGGGGNNRSGGSNGGGNRW from the coding sequence ATGAACATTTTTGTTTCAAACATTAATTACTCAACTAAAGAGTACGAGTTACACGATTTATTTGCAGCTTATGGTGAAGTATCATCTGCTAAAATAGTTACAGACAGAGAAACTGGTCGTTCTAGAGGTTTCGGTTTTGTAGAAATGGGTGATGAAGAAGGAAAACAAGCAATTGAGGCTCTTAACCAGTACGAACTAAACGGAAAAACGCTTAACGTTTCTGAAGCTAAGCCAAGAGAAGAGAAGCCAAGAAGAAGTTTCGACAACAACAGAAGCGGCGGAGGCGGCTATGGTGGTGGTGGAAACAGCCGTGGCGGAGGAGGTTACGGTGGTGGTGGAAACAACCGTAGCGGAGGAAGTAACGGTGGTGGAAATCGTTGGTAA
- a CDS encoding helix-turn-helix domain-containing protein → MPIIINLDVIMAKKKVSLNELSEKVDITLSNLSILKTGKAKAIRFSTLEAICKALDCQPSDILEYKE, encoded by the coding sequence ATGCCAATAATAATAAATTTAGATGTAATAATGGCTAAAAAGAAGGTATCTCTTAACGAATTATCAGAAAAAGTAGATATTACTCTATCCAATCTTTCGATTTTAAAAACTGGAAAAGCAAAAGCCATTCGTTTCAGTACACTTGAAGCTATTTGTAAAGCTTTAGACTGCCAGCCTAGTGATATTTTAGAATATAAAGAATAA
- a CDS encoding YggS family pyridoxal phosphate-dependent enzyme, producing MSITENYHIIKNQLPSTVQLVAVSKTHPVSAIQEVYDLGQRVFGENKVQELLEKYPLLPKDIEWHLIGHLQTNKVKYIAEFIDTIQSVDSEKLLAEINKEVGKHNRKIKVLLQVKIAAEDTKFGLEITEAKDLFEKYINGDFPNIEITGLMGMATFTDDLEQVKKEFLILKKVFNELNQLKKLETLSMGMSDDFPTAIECGANSVRVGSAIFGRRDYSK from the coding sequence ATGAGCATTACAGAAAACTATCATATTATAAAAAATCAACTTCCCTCAACTGTACAGTTGGTTGCAGTTTCAAAGACACACCCTGTTTCAGCGATTCAGGAGGTTTATGATCTTGGACAAAGAGTTTTTGGAGAAAATAAAGTTCAGGAATTATTGGAGAAATATCCCCTACTTCCAAAAGATATTGAATGGCATCTGATCGGGCATTTACAGACCAATAAAGTAAAATATATTGCTGAGTTTATTGATACCATTCAAAGTGTTGATTCTGAGAAGTTATTAGCAGAAATTAATAAGGAAGTAGGAAAACATAACCGCAAAATCAAAGTTCTTTTACAAGTAAAAATTGCGGCAGAAGACACCAAATTTGGGCTTGAAATTACAGAAGCTAAGGATTTATTTGAAAAATATATTAATGGAGATTTTCCAAATATCGAAATCACAGGTTTAATGGGAATGGCAACGTTCACAGACGACCTAGAGCAGGTAAAAAAGGAATTTTTAATACTGAAAAAAGTTTTTAATGAATTAAATCAACTAAAAAAACTAGAAACATTATCAATGGGAATGAGTGATGATTTCCCGACAGCCATTGAATGCGGTGCTAATTCTGTGAGGGTTGGATCGGCTATTTTCGGAAGGAGAGATTATTCAAAATAG
- a CDS encoding T9SS-dependent choice-of-anchor J family protein produces MKKQLLLALFAIPVIANAQFFQNFEASTSIPTGWTALNGGDTNTWEIIDYTGGSITAYSGARTASIRYNSDAHDDYLVTPAITVTAGVSDYLSFYARSRDPLYPETISLKISTTTPTAAAFTNTLAATVAPSSGPDFYRYSYDLSAYIGQTIYIGFYSATTDLFYFDIDDVLNGPKPACDIPSSIVVNGVTSNSANISWTASATPGATYQIEYGPTGFTQGTGTIANSGTAFATLPSLTPSTAYQFYVRSNCAANGFSTWSTAQSFTTTCAPLATFPYTENFDNATIPSCWGNEAVSGAGVATWTYVTTNGNSSIMPKSAPRMAEFRTEEAGEKAKLLLPPLNISALANPELRFSLANVNWFGDIDELRVFYKANPNDAWTQVGSSYTTENAAWLDVSIPLPNKSANYLIALEGTSNWARGIDVDNVSVVDTSATLAVNDVAKNNGVKIYPNPVKDVLNINTDKKVSSIEIFSLTGQLVRKLDNNSKQVNVSDLKKGVYLLRVKSEGKDESFKIVKD; encoded by the coding sequence ATGAAAAAACAACTACTTTTGGCATTGTTCGCAATTCCAGTTATTGCAAATGCTCAATTTTTTCAAAATTTTGAAGCTTCTACTTCAATTCCTACGGGGTGGACAGCTCTTAACGGAGGAGATACAAACACCTGGGAAATTATAGATTATACAGGTGGAAGTATTACGGCTTACAGTGGTGCGAGAACAGCTTCAATAAGATATAATTCTGATGCCCATGATGATTATTTGGTTACACCAGCTATTACAGTTACTGCCGGAGTAAGCGATTATCTTTCTTTTTACGCAAGAAGCCGCGATCCTTTATATCCGGAAACAATCAGTCTGAAAATCTCTACAACAACACCCACAGCTGCTGCGTTTACAAATACTTTAGCTGCTACTGTAGCTCCATCAAGCGGGCCTGATTTTTATAGATATTCTTATGATCTTTCTGCTTATATAGGGCAAACGATTTATATTGGATTCTATTCTGCAACTACAGATCTTTTTTATTTTGATATTGATGATGTTCTTAATGGCCCAAAACCAGCATGTGATATTCCATCTTCTATCGTTGTAAATGGAGTTACATCCAACTCGGCAAACATTAGCTGGACAGCATCAGCTACGCCGGGCGCAACCTATCAAATCGAATACGGGCCAACAGGATTTACTCAAGGAACAGGAACTATTGCAAACAGCGGAACCGCATTTGCTACGCTTCCTTCTCTTACTCCGTCTACGGCTTATCAGTTTTATGTAAGATCAAATTGTGCAGCCAACGGATTCAGTACTTGGTCTACTGCTCAGTCATTTACGACTACTTGTGCTCCTTTAGCAACATTCCCATATACAGAGAACTTTGATAACGCTACCATCCCTTCATGTTGGGGTAATGAAGCTGTTTCAGGGGCCGGTGTAGCTACATGGACGTATGTTACGACCAATGGAAACTCTTCAATTATGCCTAAATCAGCCCCAAGAATGGCTGAATTCAGAACAGAAGAAGCTGGTGAAAAGGCAAAATTATTACTACCTCCATTAAATATCTCTGCACTTGCAAATCCTGAACTTAGATTTAGTTTAGCAAACGTAAACTGGTTTGGTGATATTGATGAATTGAGAGTTTTTTATAAAGCTAATCCTAATGATGCATGGACTCAGGTAGGAAGTTCTTATACTACAGAAAATGCAGCTTGGCTGGATGTAAGTATTCCTCTTCCGAATAAATCTGCAAACTATCTAATCGCTTTAGAAGGTACTTCTAACTGGGCGAGAGGAATTGATGTAGATAATGTTTCTGTGGTTGATACTTCTGCTACGTTAGCAGTTAATGATGTTGCTAAAAATAATGGTGTCAAAATTTATCCGAATCCTGTAAAAGATGTTTTAAATATTAACACTGATAAAAAGGTTAGCAGTATTGAAATATTCTCTCTGACAGGTCAATTGGTAAGAAAATTAGATAATAATTCTAAACAGGTAAATGTATCTGATCTGAAAAAAGGAGTTTACTTATTACGAGTAAAATCTGAAGGAAAAGATGAATCATTTAAAATTGTTAAGGACTAA
- a CDS encoding acyl-CoA thioesterase, which yields MNYHTRKWVKPEDLNPNHSLFGGRLLQWIDEEAALYAIIQLENTKVVTKFISEINFVSSAKQGDIIEIGIEVSTFGSSSITLKCDVRNKMTHQTIITVDKIVMVNLGEDGNPLPHGKTQVEFVKDRLNSQL from the coding sequence ATGAATTACCACACTAGAAAATGGGTAAAACCTGAAGATCTTAATCCTAATCATTCACTTTTTGGAGGAAGATTATTACAATGGATCGATGAAGAAGCTGCTCTTTACGCTATCATTCAATTAGAAAACACAAAAGTCGTTACCAAATTTATATCTGAGATCAATTTCGTAAGCTCTGCAAAACAGGGAGATATCATAGAAATTGGAATTGAAGTTTCAACATTCGGCTCAAGTTCTATCACGTTAAAATGTGATGTCAGAAATAAAATGACCCACCAAACTATTATTACTGTAGATAAAATTGTAATGGTAAATCTTGGAGAAGACGGAAACCCTTTACCACACGGGAAAACACAGGTTGAGTTTGTAAAAGACAGATTAAACAGTCAGTTATGA
- a CDS encoding DUF72 domain-containing protein yields MKKENLYIGCSGFYNADWKGSLYPEDAKNKDFLTIYSQTFNCVEINSTFYRKPTAKTLIKWFDETPDDFKFFIKIPKVISHEKRLKDCKEEISEFCNHIQTNLKEKLSGFLYQFPPSFKNTQENIDLILNTIDFNFLNVIEFRHESWWTKEVFDILKEKDIVFSGVSFPGNLPEDFIINHSEILYYRLHGKPVLYKSEYSEEFLNYLADKIRKSQHKIFIFFNNTWGTAAIHNSLYLKKILE; encoded by the coding sequence ATGAAAAAAGAGAATCTTTATATTGGCTGTTCAGGGTTTTACAATGCAGATTGGAAAGGATCTTTATACCCAGAAGATGCCAAAAATAAAGACTTTCTTACCATATATTCTCAAACATTTAATTGTGTTGAAATCAACTCTACTTTTTACAGAAAACCAACTGCAAAAACACTTATCAAATGGTTTGATGAAACTCCTGATGACTTTAAATTTTTCATTAAAATTCCAAAAGTAATTTCGCACGAAAAACGATTGAAAGATTGTAAAGAAGAAATTTCAGAATTTTGTAACCACATTCAAACCAATTTAAAGGAAAAACTTTCAGGATTTCTGTATCAGTTTCCACCTTCTTTTAAAAATACTCAGGAAAATATTGATTTAATTTTAAATACTATTGATTTCAACTTTTTAAATGTCATTGAATTCCGTCATGAATCTTGGTGGACAAAGGAAGTTTTTGACATCTTAAAAGAAAAAGACATCGTTTTTTCCGGAGTAAGCTTTCCTGGAAATTTGCCGGAAGATTTTATTATTAATCATTCTGAAATATTATATTACCGACTCCATGGAAAACCTGTCCTTTATAAGTCGGAATATTCAGAAGAATTTCTTAATTATTTAGCTGATAAAATTAGAAAATCGCAACATAAAATATTTATATTTTTCAATAATACCTGGGGAACTGCTGCAATTCATAATTCGCTGTATTTGAAAAAAATTCTGGAATAA
- a CDS encoding polysaccharide deacetylase family protein, which produces MKKNFAEKSKNGTFLGMLALMSATSFLFNSCDQQNDKKKSEKTISTVHPVAKIVPQIDNEEVPSDKRVIYLTFDDGPNQGTENLLRILNKRNVCATAFLVGQHAYGSKKQKDGLELLKNDPLVELANHSYTHAHNKYTDFYRNPEAVVRDFDIAKDSLRLTDKIARTPGRNIWRLNNITATDLKSSALAANSLQKAGYKVIGWDLEWKPTNNMALKGNHQTMLKKVDSIFFNDLEKTSRHLVFLTHDQYLTDADSIDELDLFIEKLQKTNRFVFRKISAYPKINEILN; this is translated from the coding sequence ATGAAAAAAAACTTTGCGGAAAAGTCTAAAAACGGGACTTTTCTTGGGATGCTTGCATTGATGAGTGCAACTTCGTTTTTATTTAACAGCTGTGATCAGCAAAATGACAAGAAAAAATCTGAAAAAACGATTTCCACTGTCCATCCCGTCGCAAAGATAGTCCCCCAAATTGATAATGAAGAAGTTCCTTCAGACAAAAGGGTTATTTATCTTACCTTCGATGATGGCCCTAATCAGGGAACTGAAAATCTTCTGAGAATTTTAAATAAAAGAAATGTATGCGCCACCGCTTTCCTCGTTGGGCAACATGCTTATGGAAGCAAAAAACAAAAGGACGGTCTTGAGCTATTAAAAAACGATCCTTTGGTTGAACTGGCCAATCACAGTTACACCCACGCACACAATAAATACACAGATTTTTATAGAAATCCTGAAGCCGTAGTTCGTGATTTTGACATTGCAAAAGACAGTTTAAGACTAACCGATAAAATTGCAAGAACTCCCGGAAGAAATATCTGGAGACTTAATAATATCACCGCTACAGATCTAAAAAGCTCTGCTCTGGCTGCAAACAGTCTGCAAAAAGCCGGATATAAAGTCATCGGTTGGGATTTGGAATGGAAACCTACAAATAATATGGCTCTAAAAGGAAACCATCAGACAATGCTAAAAAAAGTTGACAGTATTTTCTTTAATGATCTTGAAAAAACATCAAGACATTTGGTTTTTCTTACGCATGATCAATATTTAACTGATGCAGATTCTATTGATGAGCTTGACCTTTTTATCGAAAAGCTTCAGAAAACCAACAGATTTGTTTTCAGGAAAATATCTGCTTATCCGAAGATTAATGAGATTTTGAATTAA